The Mycolicibacterium doricum genome includes a region encoding these proteins:
- a CDS encoding LOG family protein yields MRVPDRPDRPWAVCVYCASSPTDERLLSLAARVGEAIADRGWTLVSGGGNVSAMGALAHAARAHGGRTVGVIPKALVHREVADVDADELVVTDTMRERKQVMEDRADAFLSLPGGIGTLEEFFEAWTAAYLGMHDKPVVMLDPIGHYDGLLAWLHGLVDSGYVARGALDRLIVVGDLDEAMKACAPRR; encoded by the coding sequence GTGCGTGTGCCCGACCGACCCGACCGCCCGTGGGCAGTCTGTGTGTACTGCGCGTCCAGCCCCACTGACGAACGGTTGCTGAGCCTTGCCGCTCGCGTCGGTGAGGCGATCGCCGACCGCGGGTGGACGCTGGTGTCCGGCGGGGGGAACGTCTCCGCCATGGGGGCCCTCGCCCACGCCGCCCGGGCGCACGGCGGCCGGACCGTCGGGGTGATCCCCAAGGCGCTGGTGCACCGGGAGGTGGCCGATGTCGACGCCGACGAACTCGTGGTCACCGACACGATGCGCGAGCGCAAACAGGTGATGGAGGATCGCGCCGACGCGTTCCTGTCGCTGCCCGGCGGTATCGGCACACTCGAGGAATTTTTCGAAGCCTGGACTGCGGCTTATCTTGGTATGCATGACAAGCCGGTGGTGATGCTCGATCCGATCGGTCACTACGACGGTCTGCTGGCCTGGTTGCACGGGTTGGTCGACAGCGGTTACGTCGCCCGCGGTGCGCTGGACCGGTTGATTGTCGTCGGCGACCTCGACGAGGCGATGAAAGCGTGTGCCCCTCGCCGCTAG
- the fadD6 gene encoding long-chain-acyl-CoA synthetase FadD6 produces the protein MSDEKSGTRNSVGLLDIASRLPGFLRDAPTILGGVVTGFGARPSAKTSIGKVFQERAAKYADNTFLRFEDREISYREANETVNRYAAVLAARGVGHGDVVAIMLRNSPEPVLLMLAAVKCGAISGMLNYHQRGDVLEHSLGLLSAKVVIADPDFVDPIKECGADTDGLLTVDEFERLAETAPTGNPASASAVLAKDKAFYIFTSGTTGMPKASVMTHYRWLRALGGFGGLGVRLTSKDTMYCCLPLYHNNALTVALSSVLNAGATFALGRSFSASRFWDEIIRYDATAFVYIGEICTYLLNQPKKETDRQHKVRVIVGNGLRPAIWDEFTNRFGIDRVCEFYAASEGNTAFVNALNLDKTTGICPSPVAFVEYDGDSGEPVRDEKGRVKKVRNGEPGLLLSKVSSFQPFDGYTDDKESEKKLVRDAFKDGDVWFNTGDLMRYQGLGHAAFVDRLGDTFRWKGENVATTEVEAALSVDPTVDECTVYGVEVEGTGGRAGMAAIKLTEGSDFDGKTLAQTLYERLPSYAVPLFVRVVGELAQTSTFKSQKVDLRKEGHGTHIDDPLYVLKGRDEGYVEYYEEYADEVKAGKRPK, from the coding sequence ATGAGCGACGAGAAATCGGGGACGCGGAACAGCGTCGGGCTGCTCGACATCGCTTCGAGACTGCCGGGGTTCCTTCGGGACGCACCCACGATCCTCGGTGGCGTCGTCACCGGCTTCGGCGCACGGCCGTCGGCCAAGACGTCGATCGGCAAGGTCTTCCAGGAGCGGGCCGCCAAGTACGCCGACAATACCTTCCTGAGGTTCGAGGACCGGGAGATCTCCTATCGGGAGGCCAACGAGACGGTTAACCGTTACGCTGCCGTGCTGGCCGCACGCGGGGTGGGCCACGGTGACGTCGTGGCGATCATGCTGCGCAACTCACCCGAACCGGTGCTGCTCATGCTCGCCGCGGTCAAATGCGGCGCGATCTCCGGGATGCTCAACTACCACCAGCGCGGCGACGTGCTCGAACACAGCCTCGGCCTGCTCTCGGCCAAGGTCGTGATCGCCGACCCCGACTTCGTCGACCCCATCAAGGAGTGCGGTGCGGACACCGACGGACTGCTGACGGTCGACGAGTTCGAGCGGCTCGCCGAGACGGCCCCTACCGGCAACCCGGCATCGGCGTCCGCGGTGCTCGCGAAGGACAAGGCGTTCTACATCTTCACCTCCGGCACCACCGGGATGCCGAAGGCAAGCGTGATGACGCACTATCGTTGGCTGCGCGCACTGGGCGGCTTCGGTGGGCTCGGCGTGCGGCTGACCAGCAAGGACACCATGTACTGCTGCCTACCGCTCTACCACAACAACGCGCTGACGGTGGCGCTGTCGTCGGTGCTGAACGCCGGAGCCACGTTTGCGTTGGGCAGGTCGTTCTCGGCGTCGAGGTTCTGGGACGAGATCATCCGGTACGACGCCACGGCGTTCGTCTACATCGGCGAGATCTGCACCTATCTGCTCAACCAGCCCAAGAAGGAAACCGATCGCCAGCACAAGGTTCGTGTCATCGTGGGCAACGGTCTGCGACCTGCGATCTGGGACGAGTTCACCAACCGGTTCGGCATCGACCGGGTGTGTGAGTTCTACGCCGCCAGTGAGGGCAACACCGCCTTCGTCAACGCGCTCAACCTCGACAAGACCACCGGCATCTGCCCGAGCCCGGTCGCGTTCGTCGAATACGACGGCGACTCGGGGGAACCGGTCCGCGACGAGAAGGGCCGGGTCAAGAAGGTCCGCAACGGTGAGCCGGGACTGCTGCTGAGCAAGGTCAGCAGTTTCCAGCCCTTCGACGGCTACACCGACGACAAGGAGTCCGAGAAGAAGCTGGTCCGCGACGCCTTCAAGGATGGCGACGTGTGGTTCAACACCGGTGACCTGATGCGCTATCAGGGCCTCGGGCATGCCGCGTTCGTCGACCGCCTCGGCGACACCTTCCGGTGGAAGGGGGAGAACGTCGCCACCACCGAGGTCGAGGCCGCGTTGTCGGTGGACCCGACCGTCGACGAGTGCACCGTCTACGGCGTCGAGGTGGAAGGCACCGGTGGCCGTGCGGGCATGGCGGCGATCAAACTCACCGAGGGCAGCGACTTCGACGGCAAGACGCTGGCGCAGACCCTTTACGAACGGCTGCCCTCTTACGCCGTCCCGCTGTTCGTCCGCGTCGTCGGCGAACTCGCGCAGACCTCGACCTTCAAGAGCCAGAAGGTCGACCTCCGTAAGGAGGGCCACGGCACCCACATCGACGACCCACTGTACGTGCTCAAGGGCCGCGACGAGGGCTACGTCGAGTACTACGAGGAGTACGCCGACGAGGTGAAGGCCGGCAAACGCCCGAAGTGA
- a CDS encoding ABC-F family ATP-binding cassette domain-containing protein, translating into MPDPSIVCSDLSFAWPDDTVVFTDLSATFVTGRTGLVAPNGAGKSTLLRLIAGELRPTSGTVSVTGALGYLPQTLPVAADLTVAEVLGIAPVIAALNALAGGDASDAIFTAVGDDWDVEERARAQLDRLGLAHVGLDRRLETLSGGEIVSLGLAAQLLERPDVLLLDEPTNNLDADARHSLYAALDDFGGTLLLVSHDRVLLDRMDRIAELNRGEIVFYGGNFTAYREAVALEQQAAESDLRNARQQLKREKRQMQEARERAARRANTAARNLSDAGLPKIVTGARKRRAQESAGKSDDVHAKRVGDARARVDHAERSVRDDDAIALDLPDSRVPADRNLFTGHGLRVNRGGRELFGENGIDLSLRGPERIALTGPNGAGKSTLLRVIVGAVEPDAGSVQRADGRTAYISQRLDLLDDDLSVAESLARFAPEMTLTRRRHLLAQFLFRGDRIHLPVSALSGGERLRATLACVLYPEPAPQLLLLDEPTNNLDLLSVGQLESALNGYEGAFVAVSHDDRFLAEIGVNRWLRLADGVLVET; encoded by the coding sequence ATGCCTGATCCATCGATCGTCTGTTCCGACCTGTCGTTCGCCTGGCCCGACGACACCGTCGTTTTCACCGACCTGTCCGCCACTTTCGTCACCGGCCGCACCGGTCTCGTCGCGCCGAACGGCGCGGGTAAATCCACTCTGCTGCGGCTGATCGCGGGAGAGTTGCGGCCGACGTCCGGGACCGTGTCGGTCACCGGCGCGCTCGGTTACCTCCCGCAGACCCTGCCGGTGGCCGCCGATTTAACCGTCGCCGAAGTGCTCGGCATCGCCCCGGTGATCGCCGCGCTGAACGCGCTGGCCGGCGGGGATGCCAGTGACGCAATCTTCACCGCGGTCGGCGACGACTGGGACGTCGAAGAACGGGCCCGCGCCCAACTGGACCGGCTGGGGCTCGCGCACGTCGGTCTCGACCGTCGTCTCGAAACGCTGTCCGGGGGCGAGATCGTCTCCCTCGGCCTGGCGGCGCAACTCCTCGAGCGGCCCGATGTGCTGCTGCTCGACGAGCCGACCAACAACCTCGACGCCGACGCCAGGCATTCGCTCTACGCGGCGCTCGACGACTTCGGCGGAACCCTGCTGCTGGTCAGCCACGACCGGGTGCTGCTCGACCGGATGGACCGGATCGCCGAACTCAACCGAGGGGAGATCGTCTTCTACGGTGGGAATTTCACGGCCTACCGCGAGGCGGTGGCGCTCGAACAACAGGCCGCCGAAAGCGACCTGCGCAATGCCCGACAACAGCTGAAACGCGAGAAACGCCAGATGCAGGAGGCCCGCGAACGTGCGGCGCGGCGTGCGAACACCGCGGCGCGCAACCTCTCCGACGCCGGTCTGCCGAAGATCGTCACGGGGGCCAGAAAACGCAGAGCCCAGGAGTCCGCGGGCAAGTCCGATGACGTCCACGCCAAGCGGGTGGGCGACGCGCGGGCGCGGGTCGATCATGCCGAGCGTTCAGTGCGGGACGACGATGCGATCGCGCTGGACCTGCCGGACAGCCGCGTGCCCGCCGACCGGAACCTGTTCACCGGCCACGGGCTCCGCGTCAACCGCGGCGGTCGGGAACTGTTCGGGGAAAACGGAATCGATTTGTCACTGCGCGGACCGGAACGCATCGCGCTGACGGGGCCGAACGGCGCGGGCAAGTCCACGCTGCTGCGGGTCATCGTCGGCGCCGTCGAGCCCGACGCGGGCTCGGTGCAACGGGCCGACGGCCGCACCGCCTACATCTCTCAGCGGCTGGACCTGCTCGACGACGATCTGTCGGTGGCCGAGAGCCTGGCCCGATTCGCCCCCGAGATGACCCTGACCAGGAGACGCCACTTGTTGGCGCAGTTCCTGTTTCGCGGCGACCGGATCCATCTGCCGGTGTCGGCGCTGTCGGGTGGCGAGCGGTTGCGGGCGACGCTGGCGTGCGTGCTGTATCCCGAACCCGCACCTCAGCTTCTGCTGCTCGACGAGCCGACCAACAACCTCGATCTGCTCAGCGTCGGCCAGCTCGAATCGGCGCTCAACGGCTATGAGGGCGCATTCGTTGCGGTGAGCCACGACGACCGGTTTTTGGCGGAGATCGGCGTGAATCGGTGGCTGCGTCTGGCCGACGGGGTCCTGGTCGAGACGTGA